The sequence CGCAGGCAGCGGGGCCCGTAGGAGGttgcggggagggggagaagcagGCCCGGGCCCTCCAGGGCGGCTCGCCCGGGTCCCCTTGCCAGAGCAGGCCCGGCAGCCGGTGACCAGCCCCGACCTCTCCCAGGCCAGCCTCCTCTCGCCATGCCGAGCCCCCGGAGCAGCCGCGAGCGACGCaccggcagcggcagcagccgCCTGGAGTTCCTGTCCCTCGTCAGCCAGCGCAGCCCCGGCGCCCCGGACAGCCCGTCGCGCCGCAAGGAGCCGGGCAGCTccgccgcggccccgctgcCCGAGGAGGACTGCATGAAGCTGAACCCCTCCTTCCTGGGCATCGCCCTCAGCTCCCTGCTCGCCATCGACCTCTGGGCCTCCAAGCGCCTGGGCGTCTGCGCTGGAGAGGGCTCGGCCTGGGGCAGCGCGCGTCCCCTCATGAAGGTCATCGAGATTTCGGGGCACGGCGTCCCCTGGCTGCTCGGCACCTTCTACGGGCTCTGCCAGAGCGACAGCTCCGCGGCCAGGGAGGTGCTGCTCAACCTGCTCTTCGGTGAGGCTGGGGGCTCACCAAAAggctctgcaggcaggggctggcctGAGCCGAGGGGGGAGGATGGGACCTGAAGGATGGGGCAGAGCCGAGTAAACCTCAGCCTCCTACAGCCCCAAGGGAGCCAGCTGATTCTGAGTAACTGGTGCAGGCTCATCTGGGGTGCCTGGTACCAGAGCGAGTAACCCTGCGGCAGGAGGGTGTGGGGGCAGGGGTATGGCTCATCTGTCACAGCTCCAACCACACAGTGTGAAACTCCTGACCGCTAAACTGCTCCCGCAGTTGCACAAAGCTTTCGGGGAGCTTCTCTTTTAGTTCTTTAGCTTATCAGAACAGCGCATTCCAGGTTCAGCTGCCTAGTGTTGAGACACCAGCCCGTTCCCTGAAAAAGCTGCTCTGGCACACAGACGTCTGCACCCTTGGGCTCCGTGCAGTCAGTACCTGCACAGATTCATCTGTACAAGCCAGTGAGGAAACTTGGTTTAGAGCACACATTTTAATCTTGCGTGGTGTAATattccccccccagcatcctGTCCTATTAGGCATACTTAGATTCTTCATTATTGCTCATTTAGAAACTGTAGTAGCTCTGGAGCAACAGACCTTTTCAGGTTCCTAGTTCTTAGTCTTCTATTAAGTTGCAGATAATTGGTATCTCACACTTATCACTTGAATTGAAATTTGCTTGGCGGGAAACACATGGTTTTGTGCATCTTTTTCATCTGACAGCACATAGTTAAATTAGAGtcccagagcagagctgtgggatGGGACCTGGAGGCCTCCGGTCTAACctttgctctgaggaggtctcTCACAGCACGAGGGCTTTTGCCTCAGTGCTCTGGGCCAGAGCCACCCCCCTGTCTGGAGCCCTGTCCCAGGGTTGCAGCACCCATGTAGAAAAGGAGTGTTCCCTGACGTCCAAGCTGAATCTCCCAAACCATAcgttaaaagagaaaaagcaagtgaaCTAGGTTTGCCTGTGGgagaaagaacaaatatttgttCTTAAATGATTAACCAAAGGGAATGAACTGAAGTGACTGAAAGATTTGGTGTCCAGAAACGAGCCTTAGGACAAGCAGAAGTCAGACTCACAAGACTTTCTTGGAGGAAGTAGCCCTGGCTGTGAGCACTGTGCTAGCCAAGCTAGTGGGGATGGAGAAGGCACCCTCTGCCCTACATGAGAAGCTGCTCTTGCCAAATACTGGCTGAACACTTCTCTCGGGTGCTTTGCCTCTGACTTCTACTGCAACAGCCTTTAGCTCTCTGGGGACAAGCCACCGTTATTTAAATcatgctttattaaaaaatatttttattatttgaaaacaaaagtgtGGTTAACTTTCTGGCATTAattcccccagcagcagggagaagccAGGCTGCAGGAGCCCTGGCACCACCACACACAAGCTCAGAGCCCCTCACACTGAGCTATGGCCGGGTGGTTGAAGTGGGCTGATCATTCACCCAGGTCAGTTTGACCCTCAGCCAAGAGGGTAGGCAAAGCAATGCTGAgtcagcaagagctgtcaggaaGGGGGTTGTGGGGAGTATTAACCCCTCTGTTGCCTTCAGATTAAGAGTCAGTTTGAGCCCTGAGTCATGGTGAGATCAGATTTTACGCAGAAAGAAAAGCCCTTGGGTGCAAGCCAGGCAGAGCCCTGTTGTTGGCTGTGGTAGGCAGAAGGTCTAGTGTTGCATGAGGGCTGTGTGCAGCAAGAGCAGAGACTGAAGATGTGCTCATACTGGAGAAGGCCAAGTGCTGGATGAGTGCCATGCTCTCCCTACCTGGGTATTGTAGCCATGGGATACAAACCTTGGCAGGTTTTTGTAGCCAACTACTTTGTTCTTAGCTAATGGCTTTGCTTTGATTCTTGCCTTGTTTTCCAGAGGCGGGGGGGAAccacacaaaaaacaaaccttgcTCACTCACTGTTACTGTCTCCTAGCATTGCTGCTGGATCTTGTGCTGGTAGCAGTGGTGAAAGGGCTCGTCAAGCGGCCACGGCCCACCCACAACAAGATGGACATGTTCGTCACCATATCGGTGGACAAGTACTCCTTTCCGTCAGGCCACGCCACCAGAGCTGCCCTGGTTTGCCGCTTCATTCTGCGCCACCTCGTGCTCGCCGTCCCGCTCCGGGTCCTTGTGGTGCTCTGGGCTCTCATCGTCAGCATTTCAAGGGTCATGCTGGGCAGGCACA comes from Haliaeetus albicilla chromosome 8, bHalAlb1.1, whole genome shotgun sequence and encodes:
- the PLPP6 gene encoding polyisoprenoid diphosphate/phosphate phosphohydrolase PLPP6 → MPSPRSSRERRTGSGSSRLEFLSLVSQRSPGAPDSPSRRKEPGSSAAAPLPEEDCMKLNPSFLGIALSSLLAIDLWASKRLGVCAGEGSAWGSARPLMKVIEISGHGVPWLLGTFYGLCQSDSSAAREVLLNLLFALLLDLVLVAVVKGLVKRPRPTHNKMDMFVTISVDKYSFPSGHATRAALVCRFILRHLVLAVPLRVLVVLWALIVSISRVMLGRHNMTDVLFGLLLGYALYSVVEHCWLSPLSAPALFALWSH